GAAATTTGTGGACGCATCTGCACCCACAAGTGCGAAACGGTATGCTCCGTTGGACACCAAGGCGATCCGCTCTCCATTCGTTGGCTGAAGCGTTACATTGCCGACCAGAACCCATCCGAAAACTACAAGCAGATTCTGGAAACCGAAAACATGCAGAAAAATGGCAAAAAGGTAGCCATCATCGGTTCGGGACCTTCTGGACTTTCGGCGGCGCACTACCTTGCGCTCATGGGCTACGAATGTACCATTTTCGAAAAGTTGCCCCAAGCCGGAGGTATGATGCGCTACGGTATTCCAGAGTACAGGCTACCCTACGAATCCATCGACAAGGACGTGAACTACATCCTTTCACTAGGAGTTGAAATCAAGTATAACGTAACTGTTGGCAAGGATATCACGCTCGAAGATTTAAACAAGCAGTTCGATGCAGTATTCAGCGGAACAGGCTTGCACCTTGGACGCAGCACGCGCATTCCCGGAACCGACCATCCCAACGTATACCAAGCCGTTGACCTGCTTCGTGACATTGTGCTGGGCAATGAGGTTCCTGTAATGAAGAAGATTGTGGTAATTGGCGGCGGCAACGTGGCCATGGATATTACCCGTTCGCTGGCCCGTCTGCAAAACCAGAAGTTTGGGAAGGTAGATACTTTAGCTACCTCGCTGGAGTCGGAGAATGAGATGCCTGCCGACCGTGAAGAGGTGATTGAAGCTCGTGAAGAGTACGCCATCGTTGAACCCGGCTGGGGTCCAGTAAGCATTGAGATGGAAGATGGAAAAATCAAAGGATTGAATGTGGTGAAGTGCGTTTCCGTATTTGACGAAAACCGCCGCTTTAGCCCGAAATTCGATGAGAACCAAACCAACTTCTTTGCAGCCGACATGGTGGTTGAATCCATCGGACAGGGAATGGACCTTACCTACCTACCGGAGAACATTAAGGAGAATCTGAAGATGGATAACCGCGG
The Williamwhitmania sp. DNA segment above includes these coding regions:
- a CDS encoding FAD-dependent oxidoreductase, encoding MSKINDILSPFTAWKNLVKEPVTIKEPLKREAAPRYRGFHKNDIETCIGCGTCESICQNAAIDLVPVEGIETKDGDSGLRPRIDYGRCCWCALCVDMCTTNSLSLSNHFKWVDTDPEVFRFTPGVDKKEWDNEEAGWKKPGSNYELYSKERTHMPELKPDNRDKSFIEIVQGYSKEQAMEEADRCVECGICVATCPAHMGIPEYIKAIRNDDLNEGLRILYDTNPLPEICGRICTHKCETVCSVGHQGDPLSIRWLKRYIADQNPSENYKQILETENMQKNGKKVAIIGSGPSGLSAAHYLALMGYECTIFEKLPQAGGMMRYGIPEYRLPYESIDKDVNYILSLGVEIKYNVTVGKDITLEDLNKQFDAVFSGTGLHLGRSTRIPGTDHPNVYQAVDLLRDIVLGNEVPVMKKIVVIGGGNVAMDITRSLARLQNQKFGKVDTLATSLESENEMPADREEVIEAREEYAIVEPGWGPVSIEMEDGKIKGLNVVKCVSVFDENRRFSPKFDENQTNFFAADMVVESIGQGMDLTYLPENIKENLKMDNRGRIVVNADFQSSLGWLFVGGDIIQGPDVIHGIANGHKAAMGIDKFLNNR